From a single Pseudobutyrivibrio xylanivorans genomic region:
- a CDS encoding glutamine synthetase III, with protein MEEYFNVADIFGENVFNDTVMQERLPKKTYQKLKQTISEGKELDLETADVIAHEMKEWAIEKGATHYTHWFQPLTGITAEKHDSFISAPLPSGKVLMSFSGKELIKGEPDASSFPSGGLRATFEARGYTAWDPTSPAFVRQDAAGATLCIPTAFCSYTGEALDQKTPLLRSMEILSEQAIRLLRLFGNTTSQRVTPSVGAEQEYFLIDREMYLARKDLMYTGRTLFGAMPPKGQEMDDHYFGSIPERIEAYMRDVNIELWKLGVSSKTQHNEVAPAQHELAPIYAQCNVAVDHNQIIMETLRKVANRHGLQCLLHEKPFNGVNGSGKHNNWSLVTDDGINLFEPGKSPHENIQFLLVLCLVLKAVDRHSDLLRESAADVGNDHRLGGNEAPPVIISVYLGEQLEDVLTQLISTGTATKSKKGEKLATGVKTLPDFRKDATDRNRTSPFAFTGNKFEFRMPGSQDSVGEPNVVLNTIMAEALCEACDVLEKAEDFDVAVHDMIKKLAIEHQRIVFNGNGYGEEWIREAEKRGLKSINSLVEAIPALTTDATVNMFEKFGVFSKVELESRAEIEYEQYIKSINIEARTMIDMASKQIIPAVISYATELGLSIGTISDACPEADVSTQKELLIKLSNLLRESKDALVTLKETNEKAYSMKVSSCEKANYYHDEVVKAMDNLRRPVDALEMIVDKESWPMPSYGDMIFEV; from the coding sequence ATGGAAGAATATTTTAATGTGGCAGACATCTTTGGTGAGAATGTTTTCAATGACACTGTTATGCAGGAACGCCTCCCAAAGAAGACCTATCAGAAGCTTAAGCAGACTATCTCTGAGGGTAAAGAACTAGATTTAGAGACAGCTGATGTCATCGCTCATGAGATGAAAGAATGGGCAATCGAAAAGGGCGCTACTCACTATACACATTGGTTCCAACCACTTACTGGTATTACTGCAGAAAAACATGATTCATTCATTTCTGCTCCATTGCCATCAGGGAAGGTTTTAATGAGCTTTTCAGGTAAGGAATTAATCAAGGGTGAGCCAGATGCATCGTCATTCCCTTCAGGCGGTCTTAGAGCCACATTCGAGGCTAGAGGCTATACTGCTTGGGACCCAACATCTCCAGCTTTTGTTAGACAGGATGCTGCCGGAGCTACACTTTGCATTCCAACAGCCTTCTGCTCTTATACAGGCGAGGCTCTCGATCAAAAGACACCACTTCTTCGTTCGATGGAGATTCTTTCTGAGCAGGCAATTCGTCTCCTCAGATTATTTGGTAACACCACATCACAGCGTGTTACTCCTTCAGTTGGTGCAGAGCAGGAATACTTCCTTATCGACCGTGAGATGTATCTTGCACGCAAGGATTTAATGTACACAGGTCGCACACTTTTCGGCGCTATGCCACCTAAGGGACAGGAGATGGACGACCATTACTTTGGTTCTATTCCTGAGCGAATTGAGGCATATATGCGTGATGTAAATATTGAGCTTTGGAAGCTTGGTGTTTCATCTAAGACACAGCACAACGAGGTTGCACCAGCACAGCACGAGCTTGCACCAATCTATGCACAGTGTAATGTTGCAGTTGACCATAACCAGATTATTATGGAGACACTTAGAAAAGTGGCTAACCGCCATGGCCTCCAGTGTCTGCTTCACGAGAAACCATTCAATGGCGTAAATGGTTCTGGTAAGCACAACAACTGGTCACTTGTTACAGATGATGGAATCAATCTTTTTGAGCCAGGAAAGTCGCCACACGAGAATATCCAGTTCTTACTTGTTCTTTGTCTTGTTTTAAAAGCAGTAGACCGTCACTCAGACCTTCTTCGTGAATCTGCAGCTGATGTTGGTAATGACCATCGTCTTGGCGGAAATGAGGCACCTCCAGTTATCATTTCTGTATATCTTGGAGAGCAGCTTGAGGATGTGCTTACACAGCTTATCTCAACTGGTACAGCAACTAAATCAAAGAAGGGTGAGAAGCTTGCTACAGGTGTTAAAACCCTTCCAGATTTTAGAAAGGATGCTACAGATAGAAACCGTACATCACCTTTTGCATTTACTGGAAATAAATTCGAATTCAGAATGCCAGGTTCACAGGATTCAGTTGGTGAGCCAAATGTAGTTCTCAATACAATCATGGCAGAAGCACTTTGTGAGGCATGCGATGTTCTTGAGAAGGCAGAAGATTTTGATGTGGCTGTTCATGACATGATTAAGAAGCTTGCTATCGAACATCAGCGCATCGTATTCAATGGAAATGGATATGGTGAAGAGTGGATTAGGGAAGCTGAGAAGAGAGGCTTAAAGAGCATCAATTCACTTGTAGAGGCTATTCCAGCTCTTACAACAGATGCTACTGTTAATATGTTTGAAAAGTTTGGTGTATTCTCAAAGGTTGAGCTTGAGTCACGTGCAGAAATCGAGTACGAGCAGTACATCAAGTCTATTAACATTGAAGCTCGCACAATGATAGATATGGCTTCTAAGCAGATTATTCCTGCTGTAATCAGCTATGCAACAGAGCTTGGTCTTTCTATTGGTACCATCTCTGATGCCTGCCCAGAGGCAGATGTTAGCACACAGAAGGAGCTTCTGATTAAGCTTTCTAATCTTCTTCGTGAATCTAAGGATGCACTTGTTACACTTAAAGAGACAAATGAGAAAGCATACTCTATGAAGGTTTCAAGCTGTGAGAAGGCAAACTATTATCATGATGAAGTTGTGAAGGCTATGGATAATCTTCGCAGACCTGTAGATGCACTTGAAATGATTGTAGATAAGGAATCATGGCCAATGCCTAGCTATGGCGATATGATCTTCGAAGTATAA
- a CDS encoding HPr family phosphocarrier protein — MQKEVTIQMSNSMEATPIAHLVQLANRFSSSIYFEMDEKKVNAKSIMGMMSLVLSSGSHVVIDAAGDDEEKAVAELSDFLTK; from the coding sequence ATGCAAAAAGAAGTTACTATTCAGATGTCAAATTCAATGGAAGCTACACCTATAGCACACTTAGTTCAGTTAGCAAATAGATTTTCAAGCTCAATCTATTTTGAGATGGATGAGAAAAAGGTAAATGCTAAGAGTATTATGGGAATGATGAGTTTGGTATTATCTTCTGGTTCACACGTTGTTATCGATGCAGCAGGTGATGATGAGGAAAAAGCAGTAGCTGAGCTTTCTGATTTCCTTACAAAATAA
- a CDS encoding acyl-[acyl-carrier-protein] thioesterase — protein sequence MYKYNSRVSYSEVDSKLNLTYFDLVNYMQDCSCFHSDDVGVGVRYLAPKKRGWFVTSYEIHINRMPEYMERIVVSTYPYQVRGMMARRIYTIESESGELLVYADSLWVLMDLENLRPARLTDEIIEAYPEDPDRPKFEFGRNKLRYNNDGKLVGHFTVNENHIDTNSHMNNSFYIDVTRRFLPREDFSTILVNYKKAAMLFDELEVYLVELEQGYQVVLMKDDDVYTIVEYK from the coding sequence ATGTATAAGTACAATTCCAGAGTAAGCTATAGCGAAGTGGATTCTAAGCTTAATCTCACATATTTTGATTTAGTTAATTACATGCAGGACTGTAGCTGTTTTCACTCAGATGATGTGGGTGTAGGTGTTAGATATCTGGCTCCAAAGAAGCGTGGCTGGTTTGTCACATCCTATGAGATTCATATCAACAGGATGCCTGAATACATGGAGCGCATAGTGGTTTCCACATACCCATACCAGGTTAGGGGGATGATGGCTCGTCGTATTTATACAATCGAGTCGGAGTCGGGAGAGCTGTTGGTGTATGCTGATTCTCTCTGGGTACTGATGGATTTAGAAAATCTTAGACCAGCAAGACTTACGGATGAAATTATTGAAGCATATCCAGAAGATCCGGACAGACCAAAGTTTGAGTTCGGTCGTAACAAGCTTAGATACAATAATGATGGCAAATTAGTGGGACATTTCACAGTAAATGAAAACCACATAGATACTAATAGTCACATGAATAATTCTTTCTATATTGATGTGACAAGACGATTTCTTCCAAGGGAAGATTTTTCTACCATACTGGTTAATTACAAAAAGGCGGCAATGCTGTTTGATGAACTTGAGGTTTATTTGGTAGAATTAGAACAAGGTTACCAGGTTGTCCTTATGAAGGATGACGATGTTTATACAATTGTGGAGTACAAATAA
- a CDS encoding S1 RNA-binding domain-containing protein, whose protein sequence is MKLGEIQKLKIEKKVEFGVYLTDGEQRVLLPKKQVPEDAKSGDEVSVFVYKDSKDRLIASTNIPKLTLGKFGVLSVSQINKVGAFMDWGLEKDLFLPFKEMTRQPSEGDEILVRVYIDKSERLCASMKGIYELLSKKPPYQVGEEIEARIYEFGHDFGTFVALEDKYSAMIPRHEDVSKYRIGDVIMVRITGIKEDGKCDVTIRDKAYVQMEDDAEALLQLIDSYAGVLPFSEKASPEVIKRETGLSKAAFKRAVGRLYKERKITLNDGKIRRSES, encoded by the coding sequence ATGAAATTAGGTGAAATTCAGAAGCTTAAAATTGAAAAGAAGGTAGAATTCGGTGTTTATCTCACCGATGGGGAGCAGCGTGTTCTTCTACCGAAGAAGCAGGTTCCAGAGGATGCAAAGTCTGGTGATGAGGTGTCAGTTTTTGTTTATAAGGATTCAAAAGACAGACTTATCGCATCAACCAATATTCCAAAGCTTACACTTGGTAAGTTTGGCGTTCTTTCTGTAAGCCAGATTAATAAAGTGGGAGCGTTTATGGACTGGGGACTTGAAAAGGATTTGTTTTTACCATTCAAGGAGATGACTCGTCAGCCATCGGAGGGAGACGAGATTCTTGTGAGGGTATATATCGACAAGAGTGAACGTCTCTGTGCAAGTATGAAAGGCATATATGAACTTCTTTCTAAGAAGCCACCATATCAGGTGGGAGAGGAGATTGAAGCAAGAATTTATGAGTTCGGTCATGATTTTGGAACCTTCGTTGCACTTGAAGACAAATACTCTGCAATGATTCCCCGTCACGAGGATGTTTCAAAGTATCGTATAGGTGATGTTATTATGGTTCGCATTACTGGTATCAAAGAGGATGGTAAGTGCGACGTTACAATTCGTGATAAGGCATACGTGCAGATGGAAGATGATGCGGAGGCGCTTCTTCAGCTGATCGACAGCTATGCTGGTGTTCTTCCATTTTCTGAGAAGGCATCTCCAGAAGTTATCAAGCGTGAAACCGGTCTTTCAAAGGCTGCATTCAAGCGTGCTGTAGGCCGTTTATACAAGGAACGAAAAATAACTTTGAACGATGGCAAAATTCGTCGTAGCGAGTCGTAA
- a CDS encoding YigZ family protein, translating to MEKEFKIIYQGGTGEIEEKKSRFIAHIAPVTSEEEAVAFINGKKKEFWDARHNCSAFVIGQNNEITRCNDDGEPAQTAGRPMLDVLLRENIHNCVVVVTRYFGGVLLGTGGLVRAYQATVQEGLKNCQILAPKTGMPCSISTDYNGYGKIEYVLRDNNLPILNTEFGADVNISSVVPTEMVENVGKLIADKTAGNAVITWDDEIRYDILNGNLLKF from the coding sequence ATGGAAAAAGAATTCAAAATCATATATCAAGGCGGAACAGGTGAAATCGAAGAAAAGAAATCTCGCTTTATCGCACATATTGCACCGGTTACTTCAGAGGAAGAAGCTGTCGCATTTATTAATGGAAAGAAAAAAGAATTTTGGGATGCAAGACATAATTGCTCAGCTTTTGTGATTGGCCAGAATAATGAAATTACCCGCTGTAATGATGATGGTGAACCTGCTCAAACTGCAGGCAGACCAATGCTTGATGTTTTATTACGTGAGAATATTCATAACTGTGTAGTTGTTGTCACAAGATATTTTGGTGGAGTCCTTCTTGGAACAGGTGGACTCGTACGTGCTTATCAGGCTACAGTTCAGGAAGGTTTGAAGAATTGTCAGATTCTTGCCCCTAAAACGGGAATGCCATGCTCAATTTCTACAGATTACAATGGCTATGGAAAGATTGAATACGTATTGCGAGATAATAATCTTCCAATTTTAAATACTGAATTTGGGGCTGATGTAAATATTTCTTCTGTAGTTCCAACAGAAATGGTAGAAAATGTTGGGAAACTGATTGCAGATAAAACTGCTGGAAACGCAGTAATTACCTGGGATGATGAGATACGCTATGATATTCTAAATGGAAATCTATTAAAATTTTAA
- a CDS encoding transglycosylase domain-containing protein, which translates to MNYGKENAAKQSAQLTGRRKRKRHSAGLAIIRIFLICIVSVVIASGIIAYLYAKNLIDQLPDVSTIDISPTGYMSKVYDSNGIEIETLASTGANRTYVTLDQIPEDLQHAFVAIEDERFYEHNGVDVQGIIRAAVKGVMNGFDFSQGASTITQQLLKNNYFTTWTSEHTFADSLNRKIQEQYLAVQLEKIVKKSVILENYLNSINLGQNTLGVQSAAERYFNKSVSELTLSESAVIASITQNPTKYNPISRPEENAKRRKKCLNHMLEQGYITKSEYEEALADDVYGRIQVLNTELSTSSTSYFVDALTDEIVADLQNKLGYNESEAYSLLYSGGLSIYSTQDSNIQSIVEEEINNTDNYNKIEKVSFSYRLTINKADGSTKNYSDTTMLSYYQSSNKDYNLEFESEEAAAEAIETYKAAIMEEGDTIAGESVTYTLQPQAAMTIINHSTGEVVAMVGGRGDKTAAKTLNRATGIKRQPGSTFKVIACYTAALDAGGMTLASVENDMPTTYRDGTSLKNYNNTYLGWTNIRTAITNSINVVTVEVMGDIGTSLGYQYAKDLGITTLTDGDNNQALALGGITNGVTNLDLTAAYATIANGGEYNTPIFYTTVVDHQGNIILDNRENTSKRVLKETTAWLLTSAMQDVMTAGTGKVANFEGMTVAGKSGTTTKNRDTVFAGFTPYYTGVIWGGYDDNTPQSYTTYSKVIWKAVMSRIHSGLANKSFSQPSGIVTAQVCKKSGKLAIAGVCDCDPRGSMVYTEYFEEGTQPTEYCDHHYLGNVCTETHMFANSECPHYTGVFIIGAAAGSEDEPFGVNPTTFGQYCPIHGGEPLPNSGTFGGSAGGGTTSETSGDVQIQVIGGE; encoded by the coding sequence ATGAATTACGGAAAAGAAAATGCAGCTAAGCAATCAGCCCAGCTGACAGGACGTAGAAAGCGAAAGCGCCACAGCGCCGGACTCGCTATTATCCGTATCTTTTTGATATGTATTGTTTCTGTCGTAATTGCAAGTGGCATAATTGCTTACCTCTACGCAAAGAACCTTATAGACCAGCTACCAGATGTATCCACTATCGATATTTCTCCGACAGGGTACATGAGTAAGGTATACGACTCTAACGGAATTGAAATAGAAACTTTGGCATCAACTGGTGCCAACAGAACTTACGTTACTTTAGATCAGATTCCAGAAGATTTGCAGCACGCATTCGTAGCAATTGAGGACGAGCGTTTCTACGAACACAACGGTGTGGATGTTCAGGGTATCATCAGAGCCGCTGTTAAAGGTGTGATGAATGGTTTCGATTTTTCTCAAGGTGCAAGTACCATTACCCAGCAGTTATTAAAGAATAACTATTTCACTACCTGGACTTCGGAGCACACCTTCGCTGACAGCTTGAATCGAAAAATTCAGGAACAATATTTAGCAGTACAGCTTGAAAAAATCGTAAAGAAATCTGTTATTTTAGAAAACTACCTTAACAGTATCAACCTTGGACAGAATACACTGGGTGTACAATCAGCTGCTGAAAGATACTTTAACAAATCAGTTTCAGAGCTTACCCTTTCTGAGAGTGCTGTAATTGCCAGTATCACACAGAATCCTACAAAATATAATCCTATTTCCCGTCCTGAGGAAAACGCCAAGCGTCGCAAGAAGTGCTTAAACCACATGCTTGAGCAGGGATATATCACAAAAAGTGAGTACGAAGAGGCATTAGCAGATGATGTATACGGAAGGATTCAGGTGTTGAACACTGAGCTTTCTACTTCATCCACTTCATACTTTGTAGATGCCCTTACGGATGAAATCGTCGCTGATTTGCAGAACAAACTCGGTTACAACGAGTCAGAGGCATACTCATTATTATATTCAGGTGGTCTTTCAATTTACTCTACACAGGACTCCAATATACAATCCATAGTGGAAGAGGAAATTAACAACACTGATAATTATAACAAGATTGAGAAGGTATCCTTCTCTTACCGACTGACAATCAACAAGGCCGATGGTTCTACAAAGAATTATTCAGACACCACAATGCTTTCTTATTATCAGTCAAGCAATAAAGACTACAACTTGGAATTCGAGTCAGAGGAAGCTGCTGCCGAGGCAATTGAAACATACAAGGCAGCCATCATGGAAGAGGGTGACACCATTGCAGGTGAATCTGTCACATACACCCTCCAGCCACAGGCTGCAATGACAATCATTAATCACTCTACTGGAGAGGTTGTTGCAATGGTCGGCGGACGCGGCGATAAAACAGCTGCAAAGACACTGAACCGCGCCACAGGCATTAAACGTCAGCCAGGTTCCACCTTCAAGGTTATCGCTTGCTATACAGCGGCTCTTGATGCCGGAGGCATGACACTTGCTTCTGTTGAAAACGATATGCCAACCACTTACAGAGATGGTACATCTCTTAAGAATTACAATAATACTTACCTTGGCTGGACTAATATTCGAACCGCTATCACAAACTCAATTAACGTTGTTACGGTTGAAGTCATGGGTGATATCGGTACAAGTCTCGGCTATCAATATGCAAAAGATTTGGGTATTACCACCCTTACAGATGGCGATAATAACCAGGCTCTCGCCCTTGGCGGAATCACAAATGGTGTTACAAACCTTGATTTGACTGCTGCTTATGCAACCATTGCCAACGGTGGTGAATACAACACGCCAATCTTCTACACAACAGTTGTTGACCATCAGGGAAATATAATTCTTGATAATAGAGAAAACACTTCTAAGAGAGTGCTAAAAGAAACTACTGCATGGCTTCTTACAAGCGCTATGCAAGATGTTATGACTGCTGGAACAGGTAAGGTTGCGAACTTCGAAGGAATGACTGTGGCAGGAAAATCAGGTACCACAACAAAGAACCGCGATACTGTATTTGCAGGCTTCACACCATATTATACAGGCGTTATCTGGGGTGGATATGATGATAATACCCCACAGAGCTACACAACTTATTCAAAGGTAATTTGGAAAGCTGTAATGAGCAGAATCCACTCAGGATTAGCTAACAAGAGTTTCAGCCAGCCATCAGGTATTGTAACTGCTCAGGTATGTAAGAAATCAGGAAAACTTGCCATAGCAGGTGTTTGCGACTGTGATCCAAGAGGTTCAATGGTATATACAGAATATTTTGAAGAAGGTACGCAGCCTACTGAATATTGTGATCACCATTATCTTGGAAATGTTTGTACAGAAACTCACATGTTTGCCAACTCTGAATGCCCACATTACACTGGCGTCTTTATAATCGGAGCTGCTGCAGGCAGTGAAGATGAACCATTTGGTGTTAATCCAACTACCTTTGGACAATATTGCCCTATCCATGGTGGTGAACCACTTCCAAATAGTGGCACCTTTGGTGGCAGTGCCGGCGGCGGAACCACTAGCGAAACTAGCGGCGACGTACAAATACAAGTAATTGGCGGCGAATAA
- the whiA gene encoding DNA-binding protein WhiA has translation MSFSKNVKEELFQVLPKSRHCTVAELAAIFMLQDADSFKTISEDQLNRKVFTLLKNSRNIGKDVTAITADVFFETKKMLKLTDDCQLAEDIVIQQSCCKRAFIRGAFLAAGSISDPNKGYHFEIVCNTVAQAEMIKRAMNTFEVGAKSVERNGKFVVYLKEGAQIVEILRVMEAAHSVMDLENIRVVKEVRGTINRKVNCETANIGKTVGAAVRQIEQINLIDEKLGLENLPVQLEEIARVRLRYPDTPLKDLGEMLEPPIGKSGVNHRFKKLAAIAEGL, from the coding sequence TTGTCATTTTCAAAGAATGTAAAAGAAGAACTTTTTCAGGTCCTTCCGAAGAGCAGACATTGTACTGTTGCTGAGCTTGCAGCAATCTTTATGCTACAGGATGCGGATAGTTTTAAAACTATTTCGGAAGACCAATTAAATAGAAAAGTCTTTACTTTATTAAAAAATTCACGTAATATAGGAAAAGATGTCACCGCTATTACTGCCGATGTCTTTTTTGAGACTAAAAAAATGCTTAAGCTTACAGATGATTGTCAGCTTGCTGAAGACATCGTTATTCAACAGTCATGTTGTAAACGAGCCTTCATAAGAGGAGCATTTTTGGCAGCAGGTTCGATTTCAGATCCAAATAAGGGTTATCATTTCGAGATAGTATGCAATACCGTTGCTCAGGCTGAAATGATAAAAAGAGCAATGAATACCTTCGAAGTAGGTGCCAAATCAGTTGAAAGAAATGGTAAGTTCGTTGTGTATTTAAAGGAAGGTGCCCAGATTGTGGAAATCCTCCGTGTTATGGAGGCTGCTCATTCTGTCATGGATTTGGAAAATATTCGAGTTGTGAAAGAAGTGCGTGGCACTATCAACCGTAAGGTTAACTGTGAGACAGCCAATATTGGCAAGACCGTGGGAGCAGCAGTTCGTCAGATTGAGCAAATAAATCTGATTGATGAAAAACTCGGGTTAGAAAATCTTCCAGTTCAATTGGAAGAGATTGCTAGGGTAAGGCTGAGGTATCCTGATACACCGCTCAAGGATTTGGGAGAAATGCTTGAACCACCTATAGGAAAATCAGGGGTGAATCACAGGTTCAAAAAGCTGGCAGCAATAGCAGAGGGATTATAA
- a CDS encoding RidA family protein, with product MKNVISTDKAPAAIGPYSQAVEVNGMVYTSGIIPVDPATGEIPEGAAAQADRVFKSMSALLEAAGTSMANVVKTTVFIKNMEDFAAINEVYAKYFPQPYPSRSCIEVARIPKDVLLEAEAIATK from the coding sequence ATGAAAAATGTAATTTCTACAGACAAGGCGCCAGCTGCAATCGGCCCATATTCTCAGGCTGTAGAAGTCAACGGAATGGTTTATACATCAGGCATCATTCCAGTTGATCCAGCCACAGGAGAGATTCCAGAAGGTGCAGCAGCTCAGGCAGACCGTGTTTTCAAGAGCATGTCGGCTTTGTTAGAGGCCGCAGGCACATCTATGGCTAATGTTGTTAAGACAACAGTATTCATCAAGAATATGGAAGATTTTGCTGCAATCAATGAGGTGTATGCAAAGTATTTCCCACAGCCTTATCCATCACGTTCGTGTATTGAAGTTGCCAGAATTCCAAAGGATGTTCTTTTGGAGGCAGAGGCTATTGCCACAAAATAA
- the fba gene encoding class II fructose-1,6-bisphosphate aldolase: protein MLVSAKEMLDKAKAGHYAVGQFNINNLEWTKAILLTAQELNSPVILGVSEGAGKYMTGFKTVAAMVKAMDEELGITVPVALHLDHGTYEGCYKCIKAGFTSIMFDGSHYPFEENLAKSTELVHVAHQLGLSIECEVGSIGGEEDGVVGMGECADPEECKTIADLGVDMLAAGIGNIHGKYPENWAGLSFETLDAIQQKTGAMPLVLHGGTGIPADMIKKAIELGVSKINVNTECQLSFADATRKYVEAGKDLEGKGFDPRKLLAPGTDAIKATVKEKMELFGSVGKA, encoded by the coding sequence ATGTTAGTTTCTGCAAAAGAAATGCTTGATAAGGCAAAAGCAGGCCACTATGCAGTTGGTCAGTTTAACATCAACAACCTTGAGTGGACAAAGGCCATTCTTCTTACAGCTCAGGAGCTCAACTCTCCAGTAATCCTTGGTGTATCTGAGGGCGCTGGTAAGTACATGACAGGCTTCAAGACTGTAGCAGCTATGGTTAAGGCTATGGACGAGGAGCTTGGAATCACAGTTCCTGTAGCACTTCACCTTGATCACGGTACATACGAAGGATGTTACAAGTGCATTAAGGCTGGTTTCACATCTATCATGTTTGATGGTTCACACTATCCATTCGAGGAGAACCTTGCTAAGTCTACAGAGCTCGTTCACGTAGCTCATCAGCTTGGCCTTTCTATCGAGTGCGAAGTTGGTTCAATCGGTGGTGAGGAAGACGGTGTCGTAGGTATGGGCGAGTGCGCTGATCCAGAAGAGTGCAAGACAATCGCTGACCTTGGCGTTGATATGCTTGCAGCTGGTATTGGTAACATCCACGGCAAGTACCCAGAGAACTGGGCTGGTCTTTCATTCGAGACACTTGACGCTATCCAGCAGAAGACAGGTGCTATGCCACTCGTTCTTCATGGTGGTACAGGTATCCCAGCAGACATGATCAAGAAGGCTATCGAGCTTGGCGTATCAAAGATTAACGTTAACACAGAGTGCCAGCTTTCATTCGCTGATGCTACACGTAAGTACGTTGAGGCTGGTAAGGATCTTGAGGGCAAGGGATTTGACCCACGTAAGCTCTTAGCTCCTGGTACAGATGCTATCAAGGCTACAGTAAAAGAAAAGATGGAGCTTTTCGGATCAGTTGGAAAGGCTTAA
- a CDS encoding diacylglycerol/lipid kinase family protein, with protein sequence MSKRLLFIVNPRSGKGQIKEHLADILDIMIKADYQVSVHVTQAGGDATVQTIEQAGNFDRIVCSGGDGTLDEVVTGMMQLPLEERKPIGYIPAGSTNDFGNSLGIDKNMINAARISVSDHLFPCDIGRFNSDSFVYVAAFGIFTEVSYATPQDLKNVLGHAAYIIEGAKQLRDIPSFRMQVEYEGNVIYDEFIYGMITNSKSVGGFQGIIRGDIGLNDGVFEVTLIKMPRNPIELNEILGFMTGIIPDSEMVYAFQTSEIKFISTDVVPWTLDGEFGGKHDVVVIKDEGHALEIAIE encoded by the coding sequence ATGTCAAAGAGATTATTATTTATAGTGAACCCACGCTCAGGCAAGGGGCAGATAAAAGAACATCTTGCTGACATCTTAGACATTATGATTAAGGCAGACTACCAGGTTAGTGTACATGTTACACAGGCTGGTGGTGATGCTACAGTTCAGACAATTGAACAGGCAGGGAATTTTGATAGAATCGTTTGCTCTGGAGGAGATGGTACCCTTGACGAGGTTGTCACAGGTATGATGCAGCTCCCTCTGGAAGAGAGAAAGCCAATTGGATATATTCCGGCTGGCTCCACAAATGATTTCGGTAATTCCCTTGGTATAGATAAGAACATGATAAATGCAGCGCGTATAAGTGTATCTGATCATCTATTTCCATGTGATATCGGAAGATTTAACTCAGATTCATTCGTTTACGTTGCTGCATTTGGTATTTTTACAGAAGTTTCTTATGCTACCCCTCAGGATTTAAAAAATGTTCTAGGACATGCAGCTTATATAATTGAAGGAGCAAAGCAGCTTCGCGATATTCCGTCTTTCAGAATGCAGGTGGAATACGAAGGCAATGTTATTTACGACGAATTTATCTATGGAATGATTACCAACTCTAAATCAGTTGGAGGCTTCCAGGGAATCATTCGTGGCGATATAGGATTGAACGATGGTGTATTCGAGGTTACTCTTATTAAAATGCCTCGTAATCCAATCGAATTAAACGAAATTCTTGGATTTATGACAGGCATTATTCCTGATTCGGAAATGGTTTATGCTTTCCAGACTAGCGAAATCAAGTTCATAAGCACTGATGTAGTACCATGGACATTAGATGGCGAGTTTGGTGGAAAACACGACGTTGTAGTGATTAAGGACGAGGGACACGCCTTGGAAATTGCTATTGAATAG